In Fimbriimonadaceae bacterium, one genomic interval encodes:
- a CDS encoding DUF4129 domain-containing protein: protein MPSPRLAFSFSLLLLAALAAGSQYSDALEALESGDAKRATHGMEALLPDIGDDPVLEKALGQYLRDGNPATTEELRKALELRSGPTDASGSADKLRAAAHSIKSGQGYRDAGLRKSSNWFSRLMERFQSKPEANPNRTDLALPPGLGGWVVRLVEGLLFVGLAAFVLFAISHFRWRRRLRRTASTLLDDDEPLRSPDEWLAQADALGAEGRFREAIRCLYLACLLRADEHGIARFRRHETNWEHLARIESSPKLPQGVEFRRATGQFDRIWYGHHVRGREDFDEFRAWYQQLTQTLSAVPA from the coding sequence GTGCCCAGCCCGAGACTCGCTTTCAGCTTTAGCCTCCTCCTGCTCGCGGCCCTGGCCGCGGGCAGCCAGTACTCCGACGCCCTCGAGGCGCTCGAGTCGGGCGATGCCAAGCGCGCGACCCACGGTATGGAGGCGCTCCTTCCCGACATCGGAGACGACCCCGTTCTCGAGAAGGCGCTCGGCCAGTACCTTCGCGACGGGAACCCAGCGACCACCGAGGAGTTGCGCAAGGCGCTGGAGCTGCGTTCGGGCCCCACGGATGCGTCCGGCTCCGCCGACAAGCTGCGTGCGGCCGCGCATTCCATCAAATCCGGGCAGGGCTACCGGGACGCGGGTCTCCGCAAATCGAGCAACTGGTTCAGCCGGCTCATGGAGCGCTTCCAGAGCAAACCGGAAGCGAACCCGAACCGCACGGACCTGGCCCTCCCGCCCGGTCTGGGCGGGTGGGTCGTGCGTCTGGTCGAAGGCCTCCTGTTCGTGGGTCTTGCCGCGTTCGTTCTTTTCGCCATCTCGCACTTTCGCTGGAGGCGCAGGCTTCGCCGGACAGCCAGCACGCTCCTCGACGACGACGAGCCGCTGCGCTCGCCCGACGAGTGGCTGGCCCAGGCCGACGCCTTGGGGGCCGAAGGCCGATTCCGCGAGGCGATCCGGTGCCTCTACCTCGCGTGCCTCCTTCGGGCCGACGAACACGGCATCGCCCGATTTCGCCGGCACGAGACCAACTGGGAGCACCTCGCGCGCATCGAGAGCAGCCCCAAACTTCCCCAAGGCGTGGAGTTCCGGCGGGCCACCGGCCAATTCGATCGGATCTGGTACGGCCACCACGTGCGCGGCCGAGAGGATTTCGACGAATTTCGCGCTTGGTACCAACAACTGACCCAAACCCTTTCGGCGGTGCCGGCTTGA